Part of the Vibrio celticus genome, ACTTGGTTCAAGGTTTACTAATGTCTGCTGCGCTATTGATTGTACCAATCGCGGCAATGAACGGCGGCCTTGGTCAGTTGTCTAGCGACCTGCACAACATCAACCCAGAGCTACTAACGCTATGGAATGATGCGAAAGGTGAGCCGCTTTCTGCTATCGCGATTATCTCGCTAGCGGCATGGGGTCTAGGTTACTTCGGTCAGCCGCACATCCTTGCTCGTTTCAAAGCAACACGTACTAATAAAGACCTAACAACAGCGCGTCGTATCGCGGTGGTATGGACAGCACTGTCTATGATTGGTGCAATGCTGGTGGGTCTTGTTGGTCTAATCTACGTAACTAACTCTGGAGCACCTAAGCTAGACGATGGCGAGAAGATCTTCATGCTTCTTGTAAACGCGATGTTCCACCCAGTTATCGCAGGTATCCTACTTGCTGCAATCCTAGCGGCAATCATGAGTACTGCGGATTCACAACTTCTTGTTTCTTCATCTGCAATGGCAGAAGATTTGTACAAGCAAGTGCTTAAGAAAGATGCGACGTCTGAAGAGATCGTTCGTGTCGGCCGCTTCGCGGTAATCCTAATCTCTCTCATTGCACTTGTGCTAGCGATGACGCCAGACAGTTCAGTACTTGGCCTTGTGTCTTACGCATGGGCTGGTTTTGGTGCTGCGTTTGGCCCAGCTATCGTATTGAGCCTTTACTGGTCTCGTATGAACCGTAACGGAGCTCTAGCGGGTATCGTAGTTGGTGGTGTTACGATTGTACTTTGGAAACAGTTCACAGGCGGTTGGTTCGATGTGTATGAAATCGTACCGGGAATCATCCTATCAACGATTTCTATCGTTGTGGTTAGCTTGATTACTGGTGAGCCAGAAGATGAAGTTAAGAAGCAACATGCTGAGTTCGAGAAGAACCTCGTTGAGCTAGACTAATTTACATTGTAAAAATACAGATGAATTAGCAAAAGCAATTGCAACAAATAATAGAGTCACTTCGGTGGCTCTATTTTTTTGACCAGTCCCTAATGCTTTCGACTTCTTTTTGAACGATATTCAATGACTCCAAGAACTCTTGGTGAGCACTCGGTTCCATCTTCTCAAACAGCCTGTGTCAGTTGTACATGTATTCTTCATTGCCCCCGTAATTCTCCATGACGTGACCCTAGCGTTCTTTATCAATATTGGTGTTTATTGCTTCGTGCTCGATCAATATGTTTTTTGTGATCATTAAAAGCTGAGTTTTCTTTATGTGGGTGCGACTTTTGTCTTATTTCAAATTCGGATGAATACGGGTGAGGTACTGCCGTTATCGGGTTTTACAATGTAAATCGAACCCGAATGATTAAAAGGGGGGTAAATAGAAGAAGGATCTTGATGACGCTTGATATCAAAAAACGAAGGGAAAAATGGCTATTTTTTGAACTTGGCGCTCACTTTTGTGATTAGCTCGGTGAATTGTTGAACTGAATTAGACATGATGTGTCAATTGTCAGTAACCACTAAAGACCTATAGGACAAAGGTATGCCAGATCTCTATTGCAAAGGATGTAAAAAAACAACACTACATAAGTCTATAATGAAACGTTGTGAATCAGAGCCCGAGACAACCTCTGGCCGTATGATGCAATGGACGTCAAAGCTATTTAGTGGAAACCTGTACTACGATATGGAAACTCAGCACTTCTGCCGCACGTGTAACTGCCGTTGCGAAACAGGAAGTACTGTACCCCAAGTTGGTTTAGCTTAACTTACAGTAAGCGCTCACTAACTTAGATCAAAAAACCTCCGTTTTAGGAGGTTTTTGCGTTTCTATGCGGCTTTGAGTGCTAGCTCAGCATCAATGGCGTCGCCATCAATCTTCACATCCCAACCATAGTTTGAGTACTCATTTGCTAGTGCTTGAGCAACATCTTTTGATACCGTTACGTGTGTCCATGAACCAATACCGTAAGGTTTATATGCGAGTTCTTGCGTTTTCATAATAGAGTCATCCTTTCTCTTTGATAATTATATTATTCACTTTGGCCTATATGCTTTCTTTCGTTTCCGGCTCAACTTATTTGTTAATCGGGTCATTTCTATAATAATTTGTTAATAACTAGAGTTTGATTTATAAGGGCTCTTATCTATTTGTATGTATTTATATCTGGTGTGAATATCATCCGTGCATTTAGTTTTTAAATGTGTGAGCGAGGTTTTCTTCGATTGCACTTGGTATGGAATATACTGAGCGGAATTTAGAATGTTTAAGGAATGTTATGTCTCAGCATCAGCTCGATCGTATCGATAAAGAGATACTAAGAATTCTGCATATGAAAGGGCGTTTACCTGTCGTTGAACTGGCAAAACAGGTCAACCTTACTACGTCACCTTGCTCTGATAGACTCAAGCGATTGGAGAAAGAGGGCTACATCACGGGCTATCATGCTGAGCTTTGTTCAGAAAAGCTGGGACTCGATGTTCAAGTCTTTATCCATATCCGTCTCGATCAGACTAGCTTTTCGATCTTTGACAAATTTGCCCAAGCGGTAGAGATGATGCCTGAGGTGGAAGAGTGCTACTCACTGTCGGGTGACTTTGACACTATGATCAAGGTTCGAGTGAAAGACATGAAGGCGTACCAAGCGTTTATGGCAACTAAGTTGGGTACTTTGCCTGGTGTGATTCAGACACGCAGTGAAGTGGTGATTGAAGAGCATAAAAAGGGCTTCGGTGTGAACCCTGAGTTGTTGGCAACTCTAAAATAGTGGCCTGATTTCGCCTTACCAAGGTGGTTTAGATATAAAAAATGGAAGCTAATAAGCTTCCATTTTTTGTTGAGCGTCAGATAAAGAGCGATCCGATAAACTTGTTCGGCTTACAGCGTAATTGTCGCAGAGATTAAGCCAATCACACCACCGAATACACCGCCCCAAACAACCAACCAACCAAGGTGTTTCTTGATCATGGTCTGAACCATCTCTTTAACCAGCTTAGGTGTTAGTTCATTCAAGCGCTGATCGATGATCGCCTCAATGTTCTCTTTGATTTCATCCATCATCGCAGGCGACTCTAGCTCGTCTTTGATGGCATTTTTTACAGAGTCACTCTTGCTGATTTCAATCACAGATTCTTGCATCTTCTCAACAAATGGCGCTTTCATTGGCTCTAGTGCTTCTGTGCCACCAAACATTGCCAACATACCGCCAAACTGAGAGTTCTCGATAACATGCACCAGTGAGTCGAATGCAGGGTTAAAGTCGATCTTCTGAATCACAGGCTCTAGATTGAGCGACTTTCCTGTCATCTCGCTGCTTAGGAAGCGATCGATGTTACTTTCTGTAAAGAATTGCTCCATCATCAGTTGCTTGATGGCTGCCTTGAACTCTTCAAAGCGTGCTGGAATAACGCCAGAACCGTATAGGCCGGGTACTTTCTCGAACAACATGTGAATCGCAAGCCAGTTGGTGATGGCACCAGAAAATGCGAATAGGCCTGCGTAAAGCAAGTATTGGTTTGCTGTCGCATAGCCGCCAGCAAGCAGTGCTAACGCAATAACGTTAGTTAAGACACTTTTGTTCATGGTTGATCTCTAGAAAGAATATTGCGCGCATTTTAAGAAAAAAACGCCAAGAAAAAAACAAAAGGATCGATGAAGTTTATTTGGCAGGTAGCAAAGAACGCTAAATAGCAGGTATAAAAAAGGCTAGCCTCCCCCCGAAGTCTAGCCTTATTCCAGAACGCGCAAGCGAGGCGTCTTTGGTGTTAATGTCATTATATAATTACAACATAACATTCTGCTATATGTAATTTACCGTTAATTAACAAATTGGTGTGAATAACATCGCACTTTTAAAGTAGCACAAAAATTAAGCGTTCGTAGCTTGCTCAAGATCATCGGCAATGAAGCCACCAGTTTGGTGATTCCACAATTGAGCATAGATGCCATTTTGTGTAATCAGCTCTTGGTGCGTGCCTTCTTCTACGATATTGCCGGCATCAAGCACGATCAGGCGATCCATCGCAGCAATGGTCGACAGGCGGTGTGCAATCGCAATAACCGTTTTGCCTTCCATTAGCTCAATCAAGCTCTCTTGAATCGCGGCTTCTACCTCAGAATCGAGTGCAGAAGTTGCTTCATCGAGAACAAGTAAGGGAGCATTTTTCAAAAGAACACGCGAGATAGCGACACGTTGACGCTGACCACCAGAAAGCTTGACGCCACGTTCACCCACTTGAGCATCGTAACCAACGTTGCCAAACGGGTCGGTTAGTGTTTCGATAAACTCATGAGCGTGCGCCTGTTTAGTCGCCGCGTATACCTCTTCGTCTGATGCCTCTGGTCGACCGTAAAGAATGTTGTCTTTGATCGAACGGTGCAGCAGTGAAGTGTCTTGGGTCACCATACCGATGTTGCTGCGCAGAGAATCTTGAGTAACGCTCGAGATCTCTTGGTCATCAATCAGGATGCGACCACTTTCTACATCGTGGAAACGCAAAAGTAAGTTAACTAGGGTCGATTTACCTGCACCCGAACGGCCAACTAAGCCCACTTTTTCACCCGGTTTGATGTTGAGGTTTAGGTTGTTAATCACCCCCTTATTCTCACCGTAGTTAAAGCTCACGTTGTCGAAGTTGATGCCGCCTTGTGGAACGTCCAGAGGCTTCGCGTCTTTCTTGTCTTCAATAGCGATGGGCTTAGACAGAGTTTTAATGCCGTCAATCACGGTACCAAGGTTCTCAAACAGACCACCAATTTCCCACATGATCCATTTCGACATGCCGTTAATACGCAGAGCCAAGCTGACCGCAATCGCGATTGCACCCACGGTGATCGCGTTGTCTAACCATAGGTAGATAGAGATACCTGCAATGCTGAATACCAATAGATAGTTAGCGAACTCAACGCAGATGTTGAAGCCAGTAACCAAGCGCATTTGGCGATGAACCGTATCTAAAAAGCCTTCCATGCCTTCTTCTGCGTATTCGGTTTCTCTTTTACTGTGTGAGAACAATTTCACGGTGGCGATGTTGGTATAGCTATCAACAATACGACCTGTCATCAGTGAACGAGCATCTGCTTGTTCGGAAGAAACGTCTTTTAGCTTTGGCACGAAGTGCAGTTGGATACCGATATAAACGAATAGCCAAATCAGCATCGGAGCCATCAATCGCCAATCTGATTCAGCAAGCATGAACAGCATCGCCGTGAAGTAAACCGTTACGTAGACAAACACATCAACCATTTTGGTCACGGTTTCACGCACCGCGAGCGAGGTTTGCATCACTTTAGTCGCGACACGTCCGGCGAAGTCATCTTGATAGAAGGACAGGCTTTGCTTCAAAAGGTAGCGGTGTGCTAACCAACGAATCGACATTGGATAGTTGCCCAGCAAAGTTTGGTGAAGCAATAGCGAGTAAACACTGATCAAGATTGGCATCACAACCAACAGCAGAATACCGAGCCCCACCAATGTCGACTCGTTGTCTGCTAAGAAAGTGTCTGGGTTGCTTGTTGATAGCCAGTCGACCAATTGCCCCATGTAACCGAACAGCGCGACTTCGATGATCGCGATGGTCATGCTCATCAACCCGAGCAAGATCAAAGGTTTCTCGAAACCCCGAGTGTAATGGCGGCAGAATGCGAGTATGCCAGTAGGAGGTTGTATCGGCTCTCCCTTTGGAAAGGCTTCAGTAAAGC contains:
- a CDS encoding Lrp/AsnC family transcriptional regulator, producing MSQHQLDRIDKEILRILHMKGRLPVVELAKQVNLTTSPCSDRLKRLEKEGYITGYHAELCSEKLGLDVQVFIHIRLDQTSFSIFDKFAQAVEMMPEVEECYSLSGDFDTMIKVRVKDMKAYQAFMATKLGTLPGVIQTRSEVVIEEHKKGFGVNPELLATLK
- a CDS encoding ABC transporter ATP-binding protein — protein: MYKKFEGFTEAFPKGEPIQPPTGILAFCRHYTRGFEKPLILLGLMSMTIAIIEVALFGYMGQLVDWLSTSNPDTFLADNESTLVGLGILLLVVMPILISVYSLLLHQTLLGNYPMSIRWLAHRYLLKQSLSFYQDDFAGRVATKVMQTSLAVRETVTKMVDVFVYVTVYFTAMLFMLAESDWRLMAPMLIWLFVYIGIQLHFVPKLKDVSSEQADARSLMTGRIVDSYTNIATVKLFSHSKRETEYAEEGMEGFLDTVHRQMRLVTGFNICVEFANYLLVFSIAGISIYLWLDNAITVGAIAIAVSLALRINGMSKWIMWEIGGLFENLGTVIDGIKTLSKPIAIEDKKDAKPLDVPQGGINFDNVSFNYGENKGVINNLNLNIKPGEKVGLVGRSGAGKSTLVNLLLRFHDVESGRILIDDQEISSVTQDSLRSNIGMVTQDTSLLHRSIKDNILYGRPEASDEEVYAATKQAHAHEFIETLTDPFGNVGYDAQVGERGVKLSGGQRQRVAISRVLLKNAPLLVLDEATSALDSEVEAAIQESLIELMEGKTVIAIAHRLSTIAAMDRLIVLDAGNIVEEGTHQELITQNGIYAQLWNHQTGGFIADDLEQATNA
- a CDS encoding DUF445 domain-containing protein — translated: MNKSVLTNVIALALLAGGYATANQYLLYAGLFAFSGAITNWLAIHMLFEKVPGLYGSGVIPARFEEFKAAIKQLMMEQFFTESNIDRFLSSEMTGKSLNLEPVIQKIDFNPAFDSLVHVIENSQFGGMLAMFGGTEALEPMKAPFVEKMQESVIEISKSDSVKNAIKDELESPAMMDEIKENIEAIIDQRLNELTPKLVKEMVQTMIKKHLGWLVVWGGVFGGVIGLISATITL
- the putP gene encoding sodium/proline symporter PutP, whose product is MEGFLQNEDYQMIENSFAITTTFIAYLIMMLAIGVIAYKRTSNSTDYFLGGRSLGPWPAALSAGASDMSGWLLLGLPGYAYAAGFEAFWLAGGLLVGTWANWLISAKRLRTYSITTESLTLPEFLSRRFNDNSKLIQTISAFFILLFFLFYTSSGLVAGGKLFETVFGLDYTTAVIIGTVCVVSYTLFGGFLAVSWTDLVQGLLMSAALLIVPIAAMNGGLGQLSSDLHNINPELLTLWNDAKGEPLSAIAIISLAAWGLGYFGQPHILARFKATRTNKDLTTARRIAVVWTALSMIGAMLVGLVGLIYVTNSGAPKLDDGEKIFMLLVNAMFHPVIAGILLAAILAAIMSTADSQLLVSSSAMAEDLYKQVLKKDATSEEIVRVGRFAVILISLIALVLAMTPDSSVLGLVSYAWAGFGAAFGPAIVLSLYWSRMNRNGALAGIVVGGVTIVLWKQFTGGWFDVYEIVPGIILSTISIVVVSLITGEPEDEVKKQHAEFEKNLVELD